In the genome of Terriglobales bacterium, one region contains:
- a CDS encoding DUF998 domain-containing protein — MLQQNIYKSVSRNTGALLACGFLAGPLYIAVTAIQAVTREGFDPRIHRYNLLTTGDLGWIHQANYIIAGVLMVLFAVGVRRMLPRDLGGLWGSRLFVLYGIAYISSGVFPADPVIGFPPGTLSHTTTWHGLLQMASRSLSSIALVAASLVIARWFAAHGLRKWVWFSWVAVPISLAAFALVAIAGADTSTKNLAFLVPGIAMWVWVTAIAFHLYRRTERHDTAPERVRWNLQPGQ; from the coding sequence ATGCTCCAGCAAAACATATACAAATCCGTGTCAAGAAATACCGGGGCATTACTCGCCTGCGGGTTCCTTGCGGGTCCACTCTATATTGCGGTCACAGCCATCCAGGCAGTCACGCGCGAGGGCTTCGATCCAAGAATCCACCGTTATAACCTGCTAACAACCGGCGATCTCGGCTGGATTCACCAGGCGAATTACATTATCGCGGGCGTGTTGATGGTGCTCTTTGCAGTCGGCGTCCGCCGAATGCTACCACGTGACCTCGGTGGGCTATGGGGCTCACGGCTGTTTGTGCTATATGGAATCGCCTACATCAGCAGCGGAGTCTTCCCCGCAGACCCGGTGATCGGCTTTCCACCCGGCACGCTGTCCCATACAACGACCTGGCACGGGCTCCTCCAGATGGCATCCCGCTCGCTTAGTTCTATTGCGCTTGTCGCCGCAAGTCTTGTGATCGCACGGTGGTTCGCCGCCCACGGACTCCGCAAGTGGGTCTGGTTTTCCTGGGTAGCCGTCCCAATTTCGCTCGCCGCATTTGCGCTCGTCGCGATCGCCGGAGCCGATACTTCCACCAAGAATCTTGCATTTCTTGTACCCGGGATTGCGATGTGGGTCTGGGTGACAGCGATTGCATTTCATCTGTACCGACGGACGGAACGGCACGATACTGCCCCAGAGCGCGTGCGGTGGAACCTCCAGCCCGGTCAGTGA
- a CDS encoding MFS transporter, translating to MAESVQKLAVREKAGYACADIATNFFFQSMILYQTRFYTDTVGLSAVAVGSMFLVLRLADAVFDPIIGALSDRTNTRWGKFRPWVLFTAVPFGLVFWLVYVTPNVGTQGKLIYAYITYTLVMMLYSANNTPYSALMGVMTPDASERSAIASYRFVGALVGQFLIQALPLPLVAKLGQGDSAKGWAMTMAIFAGCIVVLNLITFASTRERVIPDPRQKSSIKADLKNVFTCEPWIVMFVLTLLVFTMLVVRGSSSNYMFTYYLDQAHLKGVLESIGLAGGDPASIGGFKSVLNSLGLLIAPDGSNAAAVGLSLYFVIGSIIQIPGIILSKPLADRFGKKAVFLIGAFITTLATAGVFLASPTSIGQMYFWSVLWAVGWGPTVPLLWVMIADVADYSEWKTYRRATGFMYAGILFALKAGLSLGGALSAWIINAYGYVPNLQQTERALLGIRLGASLYPALALCVVLVCLVLYPIGKELNIRIQNELMERRKAYMGDTLPTTSS from the coding sequence ATGGCTGAGAGCGTTCAGAAGTTAGCAGTGAGAGAAAAGGCTGGATACGCGTGCGCGGACATCGCGACGAACTTCTTCTTCCAGTCAATGATTCTTTATCAAACCCGTTTTTATACCGACACAGTTGGGCTTTCCGCAGTGGCAGTTGGCTCAATGTTCCTGGTGCTTCGACTTGCGGATGCTGTGTTCGACCCCATCATTGGAGCGCTTTCGGATCGTACCAATACGCGGTGGGGCAAATTCCGGCCCTGGGTTCTGTTTACCGCAGTGCCATTCGGCTTGGTGTTCTGGCTAGTTTATGTAACCCCGAATGTCGGCACACAAGGGAAACTGATTTATGCGTACATCACTTACACGCTGGTGATGATGCTCTACTCCGCGAATAACACGCCCTATTCAGCCCTTATGGGTGTGATGACTCCGGATGCCAGTGAGCGAAGCGCAATTGCGAGCTACCGATTCGTGGGCGCGCTGGTCGGCCAGTTCTTGATTCAGGCACTACCTCTTCCGCTGGTTGCCAAATTGGGCCAGGGAGATTCAGCAAAGGGTTGGGCCATGACGATGGCCATCTTCGCGGGCTGCATCGTTGTGCTGAACCTGATCACGTTCGCGAGCACGCGAGAACGGGTTATCCCGGATCCGAGGCAGAAATCATCGATCAAAGCCGACCTCAAGAACGTATTTACGTGCGAGCCGTGGATTGTGATGTTCGTGCTCACGCTTCTGGTATTTACGATGCTTGTCGTGCGCGGTAGTTCATCGAACTACATGTTTACCTACTATCTCGATCAAGCACATCTGAAAGGTGTCTTGGAGTCGATCGGCTTGGCAGGTGGTGATCCGGCTTCTATCGGCGGCTTTAAGTCTGTGCTGAACTCACTTGGGTTGCTGATTGCTCCTGACGGCTCCAATGCGGCGGCAGTCGGACTCAGCCTCTATTTCGTAATCGGCAGCATTATCCAGATCCCGGGAATCATTCTTTCGAAGCCGCTTGCGGACCGTTTCGGCAAGAAGGCGGTATTCCTGATCGGAGCGTTCATCACCACTCTCGCCACTGCCGGCGTTTTCCTGGCTTCACCGACATCGATTGGGCAGATGTACTTCTGGAGCGTGCTTTGGGCAGTCGGCTGGGGGCCAACTGTTCCTCTGCTCTGGGTGATGATTGCCGATGTTGCCGACTACTCGGAGTGGAAGACGTATCGCCGGGCTACCGGATTCATGTACGCAGGTATCCTGTTTGCGTTAAAAGCGGGACTCAGTCTCGGCGGCGCATTGAGCGCGTGGATCATCAATGCTTACGGATATGTTCCGAACCTTCAACAGACCGAGCGCGCATTGCTGGGAATTCGTCTCGGGGCGAGCCTCTATCCTGCGCTGGCGCTTTGCGTTGTGCTAGTTTGCCTGGTGCTTTACCCGATCGGCAAAGAGCTGAATATCCGCATACAGAACGAGTTGATGGAGCGGCGCAAGGCCTACATGGGTGACACGCTTCCTACGACGAGTTCATAG
- a CDS encoding VOC family protein yields the protein MSIRFTPDNNTAIVRYQVSDLERSLKFYTDQLGFHPIQRGGPVFIIARGNLHLLLSGPGASGNRPMPDGTQQHSGGWNRIVLYVDELDASINALKKAHTSFRSAVESGPGGRQILLDDPDGNPIELHEAPKR from the coding sequence ATGAGCATTCGATTCACGCCTGACAACAACACCGCCATTGTCCGTTATCAGGTTTCCGACCTGGAGCGATCTCTGAAGTTCTACACAGACCAACTCGGATTCCATCCTATCCAGCGCGGAGGCCCCGTGTTCATCATCGCGCGCGGCAACCTTCACCTTCTCTTGAGCGGCCCCGGCGCGTCCGGCAACCGCCCTATGCCCGACGGAACCCAGCAACATTCCGGCGGTTGGAATCGTATTGTGCTGTACGTGGATGAACTGGACGCTTCCATCAACGCACTCAAGAAAGCCCATACATCGTTTCGCAGTGCAGTCGAGTCCGGCCCGGGAGGCCGACAAATCCTGCTGGATGACCCGGATGGCAATCCAATCGAATTGCACGAGGCACCGAAGCGTTAG
- a CDS encoding MBL fold metallo-hydrolase has protein sequence MYFQQFYLGCLAHASYMLASEGTAIIVDPQRDVEIYLRAADERGFQIKHIFETHLHADFVSGHRELAARTGAQVYLSRLAGARFPHVPVDDGFELQFGNCHIRTLATPGHTPESICLLVIDPEKSVNPWAVLTGDTLFIGDVGRPDLSPTHTPQQLAGMLFDSLHQKLLTLPDEVLVYPAHGAGSLCGRNMRAERYSTIGTERLTNYALQIRTKEEFIQQLTTNLPVRPEYFAHDAEINREGAPPLNDLPPLRSLNASELQQIIEDDSAVVLDVRESADFAAAYVPGSINIGLSGQFASWAATILGLDTPIVLLAQSVDQVNEARIRLARVGIETMTGYLEGGLATWTASGLSTSTIGRISPSELSSAIRSGDVQVLDVRRQGEWDSGHLDVAYFRPLDLFYSGLPELDPTKPVAVHCKSGYRSMIAASLLKKAGFSEVVDVIGGFDAWEKQNLPISTAAAAS, from the coding sequence ATGTATTTCCAGCAGTTCTACCTCGGGTGTCTGGCTCACGCCTCTTACATGTTGGCGTCGGAAGGAACCGCGATCATCGTGGACCCCCAGCGGGACGTCGAAATTTACCTCCGCGCAGCCGACGAACGTGGATTTCAGATCAAGCACATTTTCGAAACCCATCTTCACGCTGATTTCGTCTCAGGGCATCGCGAACTGGCGGCTCGCACGGGAGCACAGGTTTACCTGAGCCGTTTAGCTGGCGCGCGCTTTCCGCATGTACCTGTGGATGATGGATTTGAACTCCAGTTTGGAAATTGTCATATCCGCACTCTGGCGACGCCTGGCCACACACCGGAAAGTATTTGCCTGCTTGTCATCGACCCTGAAAAGAGTGTGAACCCGTGGGCCGTTCTGACCGGGGACACGCTGTTCATCGGTGATGTGGGCCGTCCTGATCTTTCGCCGACGCACACACCACAGCAACTCGCCGGAATGCTCTTCGACAGCCTTCACCAGAAATTACTCACATTGCCCGATGAAGTCCTTGTCTACCCCGCACACGGCGCAGGTTCACTCTGCGGCCGGAATATGAGGGCTGAGCGTTACTCGACCATCGGCACCGAGCGCCTGACAAACTATGCGCTCCAGATCAGGACGAAGGAAGAATTCATCCAACAGTTGACGACCAACTTACCGGTACGGCCGGAATACTTCGCACACGACGCAGAGATCAATCGCGAAGGAGCTCCGCCACTGAACGACTTACCTCCGCTTCGATCCCTGAACGCTTCGGAACTTCAGCAAATCATCGAAGACGATTCGGCTGTCGTTTTGGACGTTCGTGAAAGCGCGGATTTCGCAGCCGCTTACGTTCCGGGCTCCATTAACATCGGACTTTCAGGGCAGTTCGCCAGTTGGGCAGCCACCATTCTTGGCCTCGATACTCCCATCGTGCTGCTTGCCCAGAGCGTCGACCAGGTAAACGAGGCTCGCATTCGCCTCGCACGGGTCGGTATCGAAACTATGACGGGATACCTGGAAGGAGGGCTCGCCACCTGGACGGCTTCGGGTCTGAGCACTTCCACCATTGGACGCATCTCACCGTCGGAGCTCAGTTCCGCCATACGATCTGGCGACGTTCAGGTTCTTGATGTCCGCAGACAGGGAGAATGGGATTCCGGCCACCTCGACGTGGCGTACTTCCGCCCGCTCGATCTCTTTTACTCAGGACTGCCGGAACTCGACCCCACGAAACCCGTCGCCGTTCATTGCAAATCGGGTTATCGCAGCATGATTGCTGCAAGTTTGCTGAAGAAGGCTGGATTCTCCGAGGTAGTGGACGTGATCGGCGGCTTCGATGCCTGGGAGAAACAAAACCTGCCCATTTCCACTGCCGCCGCGGCAAGTTGA
- a CDS encoding endo-1,4-beta-xylanase: MMRQLTFAMLLLGVIVSADAQTTLKSAFKDTFLVGAAMNRAQIFEEPGSGSAIIKEQFNSITPENILKWERVHPKPEEYDFAAADRFVEFGTKNKMFMVGHTLVWHNQTPKWVFEDEKGNPLTRDALLKRMRDHIHTVVGRYKGKINGWDVVNEALNEDGTLRQSKWMTIIGEDYIAQAFKFAHEADPKAELYYNDFSLENEAKRNGAIALLKKLKAQGVPVTAVGLQGHNDLEWPTVEQQDATIAAFRAIGLKVAITELDIDVLPRPPQQASGDAEVTRSMQATPQLNPYTNGLPDSVQQALAKRYADLFGIYYKYRGTVDRVTFWGVTDKESWKNNWPIRGRTNYPLLFDREGKPKAAFDSVIKTANRKSAHH, from the coding sequence ATGATGAGACAACTTACTTTTGCAATGCTGTTGCTTGGAGTGATTGTCAGCGCCGATGCGCAGACAACATTAAAGTCAGCATTTAAGGACACATTCCTCGTGGGCGCCGCGATGAATCGCGCGCAGATCTTCGAGGAGCCAGGAAGCGGATCTGCAATCATCAAGGAACAATTCAACTCGATCACCCCGGAAAACATTCTGAAATGGGAACGAGTACATCCGAAGCCGGAAGAGTACGATTTTGCGGCGGCGGATCGGTTTGTGGAGTTCGGCACGAAGAACAAGATGTTCATGGTCGGTCACACGCTTGTGTGGCACAACCAGACGCCGAAATGGGTGTTCGAGGACGAGAAGGGAAATCCGTTAACTCGAGACGCTTTACTCAAGCGAATGCGGGATCACATCCATACGGTGGTTGGCCGCTACAAAGGGAAGATCAACGGATGGGATGTAGTTAACGAAGCTCTGAATGAAGACGGCACGCTTCGGCAATCGAAGTGGATGACTATTATCGGTGAGGATTACATTGCGCAGGCGTTCAAGTTTGCGCATGAAGCGGACCCAAAGGCCGAGTTGTACTACAACGACTTCTCTCTCGAGAATGAAGCAAAGAGAAATGGTGCCATTGCCCTGCTGAAGAAACTCAAGGCGCAAGGGGTGCCAGTGACAGCCGTCGGACTCCAGGGCCATAACGATCTCGAGTGGCCGACCGTTGAGCAGCAGGATGCCACCATCGCCGCCTTCAGGGCGATCGGGTTGAAGGTTGCGATCACGGAACTGGATATCGATGTATTGCCACGTCCTCCGCAGCAGGCTTCCGGTGACGCCGAAGTCACGAGGAGCATGCAGGCGACTCCGCAACTCAATCCCTATACGAATGGTTTGCCGGATTCTGTGCAGCAGGCGCTGGCAAAACGGTATGCCGATCTGTTCGGTATTTACTACAAATATCGTGGCACTGTGGACAGGGTCACGTTCTGGGGCGTCACCGATAAGGAGTCCTGGAAGAACAATTGGCCCATCCGCGGCAGGACGAACTACCCGTTGCTTTTCGATCGTGAAGGCAAACCAAAAGCAGCCTTTGATTCAGTAATCAAGACCGCGAATCGCAAATCGGCACATCACTAA
- a CDS encoding glycoside hydrolase family 3 N-terminal domain-containing protein, with product MRTTAKPLSKPAKPKKTSDPAYKNPKLSASQRVKDLLSRMTVEEKAAQMICYWLKKAETLVDAEGNFDPKKAKAAFKAGHGLGQVGRPSDAGKGKNARSMAELTNAIQKFFLENSRLGIPVIFHEECLHGHAAVDGTSFPQPIGLGATFNPQLVEDLFAMTAEEARLRGTHQALTPVVDVARDPRWGRVEETYGEDPYLVSRLGIAAVKGFQGDAKFNNKNRVIATLKHFAGHGQPESGMNCAPANVSMRVLRETFLYTFKEALDKAGAISVMASYNEIDGIPSHANKWLLQDVLRKEWGFKGFVVSDYYAIWEMTYRPDTHGHFVAKDKKEACKLAVEAGVNIELPDPDCYLHLIELVKKGVLKESQLDDLVAPMLLWKFQMGLFEDPYVDPDEADRVVGSEPNRKLALQAARETITLLKNDGNVAPLNLDKLKTIAVIGPNANRTLLGGYSGVPKQEVTVLEGIKACVGNKAQVLYSEGCKITRGGSWNQDDVVPSDPEEDRKQIAEAVDVAKKSDVIVLAIGGNEQTSREAWSLKHMGDRTNLDLIGRQDELVKAMVETGKPVIVFLFHGRPNSINYISQNVPAIFECWYLGQECGTAVAEVLFGDFNPGGKLPISVPRSAGHLPVFYNYKPSARRGYLFDDVTPLYPFGYGLSYTTFELKNVRLAKKRIAKDGSTRVAVDVTNTGKHEGTEVVQMYIRDIVSSVTRPVKELKGFAKISLKPGETKTVDLDITPELLKFWDVNMKYVVEPGEFEVMVGTSSRDQDLQKVVLQVI from the coding sequence GTGAGAACTACTGCGAAGCCATTATCTAAACCTGCAAAGCCGAAGAAGACATCCGATCCCGCATATAAAAATCCGAAACTGTCCGCATCACAGCGCGTGAAAGACCTGCTCTCCCGCATGACGGTGGAAGAGAAGGCTGCCCAGATGATCTGCTACTGGCTGAAGAAAGCAGAGACTCTGGTGGACGCCGAGGGGAACTTCGATCCCAAAAAGGCAAAAGCCGCCTTTAAAGCTGGGCACGGGCTGGGCCAGGTAGGCCGTCCGAGCGACGCGGGTAAAGGCAAGAATGCTCGCAGCATGGCGGAACTTACGAACGCGATCCAGAAGTTCTTTCTCGAGAACAGCCGGCTTGGAATTCCCGTGATTTTTCATGAGGAGTGCCTGCACGGGCATGCGGCAGTGGACGGAACGAGCTTTCCGCAGCCGATCGGATTGGGCGCGACCTTCAATCCGCAACTGGTGGAAGATCTGTTCGCCATGACGGCGGAAGAGGCCCGGCTGCGCGGCACACACCAGGCGCTGACACCGGTGGTGGACGTTGCGCGAGATCCGAGGTGGGGCCGGGTGGAAGAGACGTATGGCGAAGATCCCTACCTGGTTTCGCGGTTGGGAATCGCCGCGGTGAAGGGCTTCCAGGGCGATGCCAAGTTCAACAACAAGAATCGAGTAATCGCGACATTGAAGCATTTCGCGGGGCACGGGCAGCCTGAGTCAGGCATGAATTGTGCGCCGGCGAACGTGTCGATGAGAGTACTGCGTGAAACCTTCTTGTACACATTCAAGGAGGCGCTCGATAAAGCAGGCGCCATCAGCGTGATGGCTTCTTACAACGAGATTGACGGCATCCCATCGCACGCAAACAAGTGGCTTCTGCAAGATGTACTTCGGAAGGAGTGGGGCTTCAAAGGTTTTGTTGTATCCGATTACTACGCCATCTGGGAGATGACCTATCGGCCCGACACGCACGGACACTTCGTGGCGAAGGACAAGAAAGAAGCGTGCAAGCTCGCAGTTGAAGCGGGAGTAAATATCGAGTTGCCGGATCCCGACTGCTATCTGCACCTGATCGAGTTGGTGAAGAAGGGCGTGCTGAAGGAATCGCAACTCGATGATCTGGTTGCACCGATGCTGCTCTGGAAGTTCCAAATGGGATTGTTTGAAGATCCGTACGTGGATCCGGATGAGGCGGACCGGGTGGTGGGATCGGAGCCGAATCGAAAACTGGCACTCCAGGCTGCACGAGAAACGATCACCCTGTTGAAGAACGATGGCAACGTCGCTCCATTGAATCTGGACAAGCTCAAAACAATTGCTGTGATAGGGCCCAATGCGAACCGCACCTTGCTAGGCGGGTATAGCGGGGTTCCAAAGCAGGAAGTGACAGTTCTGGAAGGGATCAAAGCGTGCGTAGGGAACAAGGCACAGGTTCTCTACAGCGAAGGGTGCAAGATCACGCGTGGCGGCTCATGGAACCAGGATGACGTGGTTCCGAGCGATCCGGAAGAGGACCGTAAGCAAATTGCCGAAGCCGTCGACGTGGCGAAGAAGTCCGACGTGATCGTGCTGGCGATTGGTGGAAACGAGCAGACTTCGCGGGAAGCGTGGTCACTGAAGCATATGGGCGACCGCACGAACCTGGACCTGATTGGAAGGCAGGACGAGTTGGTGAAGGCGATGGTCGAGACAGGGAAGCCCGTCATCGTGTTTTTGTTTCATGGGCGTCCGAACTCGATCAATTACATCAGTCAGAATGTGCCCGCGATATTCGAGTGCTGGTACCTAGGACAAGAATGCGGCACCGCAGTGGCGGAGGTGCTGTTTGGAGATTTCAACCCGGGAGGAAAGTTGCCGATCAGCGTCCCGCGTTCTGCTGGGCATCTGCCGGTCTTCTACAACTACAAGCCGTCTGCGCGGCGAGGCTACCTGTTCGATGACGTCACGCCTTTATATCCGTTCGGGTACGGGCTGAGCTATACAACATTCGAATTGAAGAACGTGAGACTGGCGAAGAAGAGGATTGCCAAAGACGGCTCAACCCGAGTGGCGGTGGACGTAACAAACACCGGTAAGCACGAGGGAACAGAAGTGGTACAGATGTACATCCGAGACATCGTCAGCTCCGTCACCAGGCCTGTTAAGGAACTGAAAGGTTTTGCAAAGATCTCATTGAAGCCGGGCGAAACGAAAACTGTGGACTTGGACATCACGCCGGAACTGCTTAAGTTCTGGGACGTGAATATGAAGTACGTGGTCGAACCCGGAGAATTTGAAGTCATGGTCGGAACGTCGTCACGCGATCAGGACCTCCAAAAGGTAGTCCTGCAGGTGATCTAA
- a CDS encoding sigma-70 family RNA polymerase sigma factor produces the protein MDQHGWLSEQFEENRSRLRGLAYRMLGSLPEAEDAVQEAWLRLNRVDAGSVENLGGWLTTVVSRVCLDMLRSRKSRREDPIEGQAIEPSTLRGKGEDPESEAVLADSVGVALLVVLNTLSPAERLVFVLHDLFAIPFDEIAAIMGRSPAAAKQLASRARRRVQGSPAPSDADRVRQRKVVDAFLRAARSGDLEGLLAVLDPDAAIRIDGAARMAGGAPDAADTPRELRGASTWARQFIALSRGLPAVHAALIDGSVGLILATGGKLSRALTFNFRNDKVTRIEVIAEPGRLRELDIAVL, from the coding sequence ATGGACCAGCACGGGTGGCTGAGCGAGCAATTTGAAGAGAACCGGTCACGGCTGCGTGGATTGGCGTACCGGATGCTCGGCTCTCTACCCGAAGCCGAGGACGCTGTCCAGGAAGCGTGGCTGCGTCTGAACCGCGTCGATGCGGGCTCTGTTGAGAATCTGGGCGGCTGGTTGACGACTGTAGTTTCGCGCGTGTGTCTGGACATGCTGCGCTCACGAAAATCGCGGCGTGAAGATCCGATCGAAGGACAGGCGATTGAGCCGAGTACCCTTCGCGGGAAAGGCGAGGATCCTGAAAGTGAAGCCGTGCTGGCGGATTCAGTTGGGGTGGCGTTGCTTGTGGTGCTAAATACACTGTCGCCTGCCGAGCGGCTTGTCTTTGTTTTGCACGATCTGTTCGCCATACCGTTCGACGAGATAGCGGCCATCATGGGACGTTCACCGGCGGCGGCGAAACAGCTCGCGAGCCGAGCGCGCCGGCGGGTGCAGGGATCGCCAGCGCCGTCGGACGCAGACCGGGTTCGGCAGCGGAAAGTGGTGGACGCATTTTTGAGGGCAGCCCGTTCAGGCGACCTCGAAGGCCTACTCGCGGTGCTCGATCCGGACGCTGCCATTCGTATCGATGGCGCAGCGCGTATGGCCGGCGGGGCACCCGATGCCGCCGACACTCCGCGTGAACTCAGAGGTGCTTCGACGTGGGCAAGGCAGTTTATCGCCCTCTCCCGAGGGCTGCCGGCAGTACACGCGGCGCTCATCGATGGATCAGTGGGACTGATTTTGGCGACGGGAGGCAAATTGTCTCGCGCTTTGACCTTCAACTTCAGGAACGACAAGGTTACGCGCATCGAAGTGATTGCAGAGCCAGGCCGGCTTCGCGAACTCGACATCGCAGTGCTCTAG